TCTGGTACCCGGACAGCGTCTCGCGGCCGTACATGGTCGATCCCAAGGGCGAGTTCGAGGCGATCCGGACGATGCTCGAGGCGGTCGGCTTCAAGGTCACCCCGCAGCACAAGCCGTGGCGCGGCGGCTACCTCACCGATGAGGCGAACGGCGTCTACGGCATGTTCTTCATCGGCTGGATCTACGACTATGCGGACCCGGCAGACGGTCCGGGCCTGTTCTACGCGACCTCAACGTCGGACTGCAACGGGGTGAAGGTGACGACCCCCCACAACTGCGAGTTCGGCGAGGACAATCCGGCTGTCGCCGCGGCGATCGCCAAGGCGATCTCCGAGACCGACCTGGCCACCCGGACGCAGGACTGGAAGGACGCGATGAAGCTCATCAACGCGGACGTCACGGACGTGCCGCTCGTGTGGGCCGGCTCGTTCCTTGGCGCGACGATCCACGTCCACGGGTACATCCCGAGCCCGACCCAGTCGGAGTACTTCAACCTCGTCTGGAAGGACGCGGGCTCCTGAGCCCCGCCTGACCTCGCGATCATCCATCCCCGGGGGAGCCGCCGGCTCCCCCGGGGATGTTGTTCATCCACCCACCGTGTGCGCGAGGACCTGAGCTTCGTCCGTGCTGAAGTACATCCTCCGCCGGCTGCTGCTCCTCATCCCGATCCTGCTCGGGCTGTCCGTGTTCATGATCGTGTTCGTGCACGCCCTGCCCGGTGATCCGTGCGCCTCGATCCTCGGCGAGCACACGAACACGGATCGGCTCGCCGCGTGTCGTCACGGACTCGGCCTCGACAAGCCCCTCTGGCAGCAGTACCTCGACTACATGGCGGGCGTCCTCCACGGCGACCTCGGCACGTCGGCAACGAACCGCCTGCCGATCCTCGGCACGTTCCTCACGCGGTTCCCGGCGACCGTCGAACTGACCCTCGCCGCGATGACCGTCGCGCTCGGGATCGGGATCCCGCTCGGCATCGCCGCCGCGAAGCGGCAGGGATCCCTGTTCGACAACTTCGCGACCGTCACCTCGCTCATCGGGATCAGCATCCCGATCTTCTTCCTCGGCCTGCTCCTCGCGTACATCTTCGGGGTCTGGCTCCACTGGCTCCCCACAGCGGGCCGCTACGACCTGCGGGTCTACAACTTCGACGGCGCCGGGACGAACTTCCTCCTCTGGGAGTCGCTCGTCATCGATCACAACCTCGGCAAGTTCGCCGACGTCGTGCGGCACCTCATCCTGCCCGCCCTTGCCCTCGGCACGATCCCGCTCGCGGTCGTCGCGCGGATCACCCGCTCGGCGGTCATCGAGGTCCTCAACGAGGACTACGTCCGGACGGCGCGTGCGAAGGGCCTGACGAGCCGCCGCATCGACGACCGCCACATCCTCCGCAACGCGATGCTCCCGATCTCGACCGTCATCGGCCTCCAGACGGGGCTGCTCCTCGGCGGCGCCGTCCTCACCGAGACGATCTTCTCGTGGGGCGGCATCGGATCGTGGCTGTTCGAGGCCGCTGTCGACAAGGACTTCCTCGTCATCCAGAGCGGGACGCTCATCCTCGCGACGCTGTTCGTCCTCGTGAATCTCAGCGTCGACGTGAGCTATGCCTACCTCAATCCGCGGATCCGCTACACCTGATGGCCGAGATCGCGCTGCCGTCCGCCGCCGAGCCGGCCGTCCGCGGGACGAGCCTCTGGCGCGATGCCGCCCACCGGCTCCTCCGCAATCGGGCCGCGCTCGTCGGCATCGGCCTCATCGGGTTGTTCGTCGTGGTGGCCGTGGCGGCGCCGCTCCTCGCCCCGTACAGCCCGACGGACGGCTCGATCGTGAACCGCTTCAAGCCGCCGAGCCTCAGCCACCTCCTCGGCACGGACCTCCAGGGTCGCGACATCCTCAGCCGGATCATCTGGGGCGCCCGCTCGTCCCTGTGGGTCGCGGTCCTCTCCGTCGCCTCGGGCCTGTCCATCGGCGTGGTCTATGGCTCGATCAGCGGCTTTGTCGGCGGCTGGCTGGACTTCTGGCTCATGCGCGTCGTCGATATCGTCCTCGCCCTGCCAGGCCTGCTCCTCACGATCACGATCGTGCTCTTCCTCGGCCCGGGCCTCAACACGATCGCCTTCGCGATCGCGGTGGAGAACATCCCGATCTTCGCCCGGATCCTCCGCTCGAGCATCCTCGGCCTCAAGGAGAGCGACTACGTCCTCGCGGCACGGGCGATCGGGGTGCCGCGCCGGCGGATCCTCCTCGCCCACATCCTCCCGAACGCCCTCACCCCGGTCATCGTGGCGGCGACCCTTGCCCTCGCCACGGCGATCGTGGACGCGGCCGGCCTCGGCTTCCTCGGCTTCGGCCCGCAGGACCCGGCGACGCCGGAATGGGGGACGATGCTCACCGACACGTATCGCTACCTCACCTCCGGGGCGGCGTTCACCGCCCTGTTCCCGGGCATCGCGATCATCCTGTCGGTCCTCGGCTTCAACCTCCTCGGCGACGGACTCCGCGAGGCCCTCGACCCGAGGCTCCGCCGATGACGGCGATCGGCGCGCGGGCCCGAGGCTGGATGGATGGGTCGCGCGAGGCCCTCCTGTCCGTCCGCGACCTGCGGGTCGAGTTCTCGTCCTCATCGGGCCGGGTCCGCGCGGTGAACGGCGTGAGCTTCGACCTCGAGCCGCACGAGATGCTCGGGATCGTCGGGGAATCGGGCTGCGGCAAGAGCGTCACCTCGCTCGCCATCCTCCGCCTGCTCCCCAAGCCGGCCGGGCGGATCGTCGGCGGGTCCGTCGAGTTCGAAGGGCGCGACCTCGTTGACCTGTCGGAGAACGACATCCGCGATCTTCGCGGTCGTGACGTGGCGATGATCTTCCAGGACCCGATGACCTCGCTCAACCCGGTCATCACGATCGGGGAACAGCTCGTCGAGGTGATCCTCGCTCATCGGTCCATGAAACGCGCCGATGCGGAGCGCCGGGCGGTGGAGATGCTCGAGCTCGTCGGAATCCCGAATGCCCGACCCCGTCTGCGGAGCTTCCCCCACCAGTTCAGCGGCGGCATGCGCCAGCGGGTGATGATCGCGATGGCCCTCGCCCTCGGACCCAAGCTCCTCATCGCGGACGAGCCCACGACGGCCCTCGACGTGACGATCCAGGCCCAGATCCTCGATCTCATCCGGAAGGTCGCCGCCGAGACGGGAACGGCCGTCATGCTCATCACCCATGACCTCGGCGTCGTCGCCGGAATGACCCAGCGGATCCAGGTGATGTACGCGGGACGGATCGTCGAGACGGCGACGACCGGCGAGCTCTTCGCCCATCCGCGACACCCGTACACGGTCGGCCTCCTCCGATCCATCCCGCGGCTCGACGACGACGGCGCGACCCGCGAGCTCATCTCGATCGAGGGGCTGCCGCCCGATCTCACGAGATTGCCGCCTGGGTGCCCGTTCGCGCCGCGCTGCGCGTGGGCGATCGAACGCTGTGGGACGGACGACCCGGCACTCACCCCGGTCGTTCCCGGCGAGCGGGTCGTCGTGTCCGGTCCCGAGGCGACCCACCGAGTCGCCTGCTGGAACCCGGCCACCGACGAGGAGGCCCGGGAGGGCGCGCCGGCGAGCGGCAGGATCTCCGCCGCGGCCGCCGCAGTGGCCGAGCGCGCTCGACGCGCCGGTCTCGGCGACACCCGATGACCGGCATGCCCCAGGCCGTCGAGGACCCGGACCGGCCGCCGGCCGACCCGACGGTGACGGGGTCCGACGCAGCCTCCGGCGCCGCAGCGGCATCGAAGGCGGATGCGGGCCACCCGCTCCTCTCGGTCACCGATCTCCGGATGTGGTTCCCGGTCACCGAGGGGCTGATCTTCGAACGTCATGTCGGCGACGTGCGGGCGGTGGACGACGTGACCTTCGATGTGCGGCGGGGCGAGACCCTCGGCCTCGTCGGCGAGTCCGGCTGCGGCAAGTCGACGACCGGCCGGACGGTCCTCCGCCTCTACCGGCCGACGGCCGGCCGGATCGAGTTCGACGGGCAGGACATCACGCGCCTCGAGGGAGAGGCGCTTCGCCGCATCCGCCGCCGGATGCAGATGATCTTCCAGGATCCGTATGCGAGCCTCAACCCGCGCCAGACCGTGGGCGGCATCGTCGGCGAACCGCTCCTCGTCCACGGCATGGGATCGTCGGCCGAACGGCGCGAGAAGATCGCGGACCTGCTCGACGTGGTGGGGCTCAACCCGGAGTTCCTCAACCGCTATCCGCACGAGTTCAGTGGCGGCCAGCGGCAGCGGATCGGCGTCGCCCGCGCGCTCGCCCTCAATCCGGAGCTCATCGTCGCCGACGAGCCGATCAGCGCCCTCGACGTGAGCATCCAGGCCCAGATCATCAATCTCCTCGTGCGGCTCCAGGACCGCTTCGGCCTCACCTACCTCTTCATCGCCCACGATCTCTCGGTCGTCCGCCACGTGAGCGACCGCATCGCCGTCATGTATCTCGGGCGGATCGTCGAGATCGCCTCTTCGCGGGAGCTGTACGAGCGGCCGCTCCATCCATATGCCGTCGCCCTCCTCTCGGCGGTGCCGATCCCGGACCCGGTCGTCGAGTCGCGGCGGCGGCGGATCATCCTCAGCGGCGACGTGCCGAGTCCGCTCTCACCACCCTCCGGCTGTCGATTCCACACGCGCTGCTGGCTGCGCGAGCGGCTCGGGAACCCGGAGCGATGCGTGGCGGAGGACCCGGCGCTCCGCCCGCTCGCGACGGGTCACAGCGTCGCCTGCCACTTCGCCGAGCAGGTGGACGACTCGCCGGAGCAGCTCCAGGTCACCGGCCGGCCGGTCGCTCGCGGCCGGGCCGACGGCGCAGCGGTGGACCCGGCGCCGGACGGGGAGGGGACCGCGGGAGCGTCGCCGGCCGCGGGGTAGACTCCGGACGTGCAACCACTTCGCATCGCACTCGCCCAGATCGCTCCGCGCCTCGGCGACCTGGAGGCGAATCTCGATCGGCACCGCTCGATCCTCGAGACGGCGCGGTCCGAGGGGGCCGGACTGGTCGTCTTTCCCGAGCTCGGCCTCACGGGATACCTCCTCCAGGACCTTGCCGCGGAGGTGGCGATGCGGCGCGACGATCCGCGCCTCATCGCGCTCGCGGCCGCAGCCGACGGACTCTCCGCGATCGTCTCGTTCGTCGAGGAATCGGCGGACCACCGGCTCTACATCGCCGTGGCCCTCCTCGAGGAGGGCGAGGTCCGGCACGTCCACCGGAAGCTCTTCCTCCCGACCTACGGCCTCTTCGACGAACGGCGATTCTTCGCCGCCGGCGACGCGATCCGTGCCGTGCCGTCGCGACTCGGCGTCCAGCTTGGGCTCTCCGTCTGCGAGGACTTCTGGCATCTCGGGGTCCCGAACGTGCTCGCCCTCGATGGTGCCCAGATCCTCGTCAACGTCTCGTCGTCGCCCGGTCGCGACCTCGCGGCCACGAACGCGGTCGGCCTCGGAACGGCCGCCTCGTGGCAGACGATCATGCGGACGTACGCCCAGCTGACGACGAGCCTCGTGGTCTTCTGCAACCGCGTCGGGGTGGACGAGTCGATCAGCTTCTGGGGCGGCTCGGAGGTCGTCGCGCCGTCCGGTCGGCCCATCTTCAGTGCCCCGCTGTGGGACGAGGGGCTGTTCACGGTGGACGTCGACCTCGCGGACCTCCGGCGCGAGCGGATCGCGCTGCCGATCCTCCGCGACGAGCGCCCGGAACTCATGGCGCGCGAGCTCGAACGGATCGTCGCGATGCGGGCGGATCTCCGCACCGCCGACGACACGGACGGTGGTCCGGTGAGCCAGGCTCGCCGGCCGGCTGTCGCGGGCGGGAAGCGGCGATGAACGGATCCTCGGCGACGGGTCGGGCGTCCTCCGTCGCGGCCCGGGCGCCACGCTTCGAGCTGCCGGCGGAGCTCGCGATCGATGCGGCGGTCGCCCGGCGGGTCATCGTCGCCTTCATCCGGGGTCAGCTCGAGCAGGCGGGCTTCGAGCGGGCGGTCCTCGGCCTGTCCGGGGGGATCGATTCGGCGCTCGTCGCCCACCTGACCGCCGAGGCGATCGGGCCGGCGCGCCTCCTGGCGGTCCTCATGCCGTACCGGACATCGGCGGCCACCTCCGCCGCGGACGCCCTGGACGTCGTTCGCGGACTCGACTGCGCGAGCGAGATCGTCGACATCAGCCCGATGGTCGACGGCTATCTCGCCGCTCGCCCGGACGCGGGTCCGCTCCGCCGCGGGAACTTCATGGCCCGCCAGCGGATGGCCGTCCTCTACGACCGCTCGGCGGTATGGGGCGGGCTCGTCGTCGGGACTGGCAACAAGACCGAGACGCTCATCGGCTACACGACGCTCTTCGGCGACTCGGCCTGCGCGTTCAACCCGATCGGAGACCTGTACAAGAGCCAGGTCCGCCAGCTCGCCGCCGCGATGGGGGTCCCCGACGCCATCATCGGCAAGGCCCCCTCGGCGGACCTCTGGCCGGGCCAGACGGACGAGGCAGAGGCGGAATTCAGCTATCCCGAGCTCGATCGACTCCTGTTCTGGATGATCGATCGCCGGCGGGACCGCGACGAGCTCGCGGCGATGGGCTTCGATCCCGCGTTCATCGAGCGCGTCGAGCGGATGGTAGCGGTGTCCGAGTTCAAGCGGCAGGTGCCGCCGGTCGCCAAGCTTGGGCCACGGACGGCGGGCGTGGACTATCTCTATCCGCGACGGCGGCCGGGTTCGGCGCGCGCTTGATCGCGGAGCCGACGGGCGCGTGACGGGATCGGTCGGCGGTCGGCTCTACCTCGTCGCGACACCGATCGGCAATCTCGGCGACGTCACCCACCGGGCCCTCGAGGTCCTCGCCGCCGTGCCCCTCATCGCCGCCGAGGACACGCGGGTCAGCCGGCGGCTGCTCGACCGGTACGCGATCGCCACCCGCCTCACGAGCTACCACGCCCGCAGCACCCCGGGACGGACGATGGTGCTGCTCGAGCACCTGCGGGGCGGCGCGGATCTCGCCCTCGTGACGGATGCCGGGACGCCAGGCGTCTCGGATCCGGGAGAGCGTCTCGCCCGTGCGTGGGTCGAGGAGGGCGGACTCGTCGTCCCGATCCCCGGCCCGTCCGCGGTCGTCGCCGCGATCGTCGCGAGCGCCATCGCCGGGCCGCGCTGGGCATTCGAGGGGTTCCTGCCACGGCACGGCCGGGAGCGACGGGCGCGCCTGGCGGCGATCGCCGCCGACGAGCGGGCGACCGCCGTCTTCGAGGCACCCGGCCGGATCGCGGCAACGCTCGCCGACCTCGCCGCGACCTGCGGTCCGGACCGGCCCGCGGCCGTCTGCCGCGAGCTGACGAAACTCCACGAGGAGATCCGGCGCGCTTCGCTCGGCGAGCTCGCCGCCGCGGCCGCGGCCGGCACGCTGACGCTCCGCGGCGAATTCGTCATCGTCGTCGGCGCCGCGGCCGCTCCGACGGCGGTAACCGACCCGTCGGCGGCGGTCGGGGCGGGGACCGGACACGATCCGGCCGGGCCCCCTACGGCACTGGCGGCGGCTCGCGAAGAGGTTGGCCGGCTCGTCGACGCGGGCATCGCCCGAGGCGAGGCGGCTCGGCGCGCCGCCGCCGCCCACGGCGTCCCGCGGCGTCGCCTCTACGACGCGCCGGATCGGGTCGATCGCGGAGCCGGCGGCCCGCCCGTGCGTGAGACAGGTGGGAGCGCGGGTGGAGAGGACGGCGGCGGGCGAGAGGGGGAGCGCCCGCCGCCGTCGAGGGGATGAGCGTCTGTCAGGCTGCCTCGGCGGCCGGCCCCGGCGCTTCGGCGATCGGTTCGGACGCCTCGACGCCGAGAGAGCTCGCCTGCGCCGCCAGCGCCTCGGCCGAGGCCTCCGCCTCGTAGTCCTTCTTGCGGCGACCGGAGAGCATCTCGACGTGCGTCGCGACGACCTCCGTCTTCCAGTGCCGGGCACCGCGCTCGTCGTCCCAGGAACGGGTCTGGAGGCGGCCCTCGAGGGCGACCTGCTGGCCCTTCCCGAGATAGGTGCCGCAGATCTCGGCGAGCCGATCCCAGGTGACGATGCTGTGGAACTCCGACTTCTCCTGGCCGTTGGTCCGGTACTCGTTCGTCGCGACGTTGAACTGGGTGACGGTCTTGCCGCTGGCAAGACTCCGCAGTTCGGGGTCGCGCGTGAGGCGACCGGTGAGGAGGACCTTGTTCACGGTCCGGGTCTCCTTCCCGGCCGGCCGACGGGGATCGGGCCGGCCCTGCGTGGCGGGTGTGTCACGGCGGGAACAGATCGGACGGTACGACGCGCCCCTCACCACCCACTCATCGCCCGGGCGTGCCGCGAGGTCGTCTCCTCACCGCCGACTCAACCAAGCGGGTCGGGCCGGGCGCGGTCCGGGGATCTGGCCCGGTCCGGACGCGGACCCGGGCCGAGCTGCGGGGACGTCAGCCGGTGGCGATGGTGGGCCCCGGATGGAGGGTGGTGGCGGGATCCGTCGCTCGGTGGCCTCGACGCGGCAATGAGCTCGTGCCGACGGACACGGTCGCCGGCTCGTGGGTTCGCTCGCTGCCGGTGATCAGGCCGACCGTCGCGTCGGCCACCGGCGCGCTGTCTGCGTAGAGGTCGCAGAAGAGCTGGACGAGTTCCGGGTCGAACTGGGTCCCGGCATGCTGGCGCAGCTCGCGGAGCGCGGCGACGTGGCCGATCGCCCGTTTGTACGGCCGATCGTGAGTCATCGCGTCGTAGGCGTCGGCGATCGCCACGATCCGCGCCCCGAGCGGGATGTCGTTGCCGCGCAGTCCGTACGGGTACCCGTGGCCGCTGAACCGTTCATGGTGATGGAGGATGATCGGGACAGCGTCGCGGAGCGCCGTCGCGTGCTCGAGGATCACCTGGCCGATGCGCGGATGCTGGACGACGGTCCGCCACTCGGCCGCCGTGAGGGCCCCCGGCTTCTCGAGGATCTCCTCGGGGACGGCGAGCTTGCCGACGTCGTGGAGGAGGGCGGCGACCCGGATCCGATCGACCTCCGCGTCCGGCAGGTCGAGGTGCCTCGCGAGCTCGACGACGATCGTCGCGATGAGGGCGGACGGTTGACCGCGGTAGTGGGGGAGCGGGTCGATGAACGCCGCGAGCGCGGACTGGGTCGCATCCCGCGCCGAACGGCCGACCTCCTGGGCGCGCGAGCGGCCGCTCTGCGAGATCGAGGCACGCGGGACCCGGGCGTCATCGTCCGGCTCGGCGAACACGTACGTCTGGTTTCGACCGAGGCCCTTCGCCGAGTACATCGCCGCGTCGGCGTCGCGGACGAGGTCGTCGACTCGGAGCTGGCGGCCCTGGCCGCCGGCGAGCCCGATCGAGACGGTGACCGAGAGGCCCGTGTTGCCGTCGACATCGAACCGCTCACGCTGGACGAGGCCGCGGATCTTCTCGGCGAGAGCCGTCGCGTCGTCGATGGCGGTTTCCGCGAGCAGGACCATGAACTCCTCGCCGCCGTAGCGTCCGAGGACGTCGCTGCTCCGGAGGTTCGAGCGGATGGTCTCGGCGACCCCCCGCAGGACGACGTCGCCGGCGTGGTGGCCGTACGTGTCGTTCACCTGCTTGAAATGATCGATGTCGACGAAGGCGACGGACAATGGCCGGTTGTAGCGACTCGAACGCTCGACCTCGGAGAAGAGGGCGGCGAGGAGCGCCTGACGGTTCCAGACTCCGGTCAGGCGATCGACCGTCGCCGCGGTGTGCGTCTCCGTGAGCGCCGCCGACAACGCGGCGAGGGCGACCGCGAGGCGGCGTTCGACGCCCCGACCGTGGATCACGACGGGAGCATCGAGATCGCCGGCGGCGAGCCGTTCGGCGGTGCGAACGAGCGGGTCGAGGCGGAGCCGGACGAAGTACCACGATACGGCGGCTGCCAGGGCCAGGGCGAAGACGACCGCGGTCAGTCGCGCGAGCCCGCCGCGCATCCACGCATCGCCGGCCGGCCCGAATACACCGGGAGCGAAGGAGAGGAGCCCGAGCACGACCGTCGCGACGGTCAGGCCGACGCCCGTCAGGGAACGGATCACCGGGGCATCGTACCGACGCGAGGTACCCCTGCGGAGCGCCACGAAAGTACCGCACACCGGGCCGAAAGGTCCGGCCCGTCGCCTCGGCCGGTGGTCCGAGGTCGGCTCCGTCCGCCATCCGGCTGGCGAATGCGCGGCTGGCGGGTGCGCCGTTCGGCGCTGGTATACTCCGCGGGTCATCGATGCCTGCGGGTCCGCCCGCGACGGAGGAGAACGACGATCGCCCGATGCGCCACGTCCGCCCCGTGAGACGGACGCGCACCGCCGACGAGCCGCAGCGCCGCACGGACGGCGACTCGAGGGGGCAGTCTACCCAGGTCCCGAGCCGAACGGCCGGGGCCTTTTCGTTGGCCCGCTGATGCCGGCCACCGTCATCGTCGGCCTCCAGTGGGGCGACGAGGGGAAGGGCAAGACGACCGACTTCCTCGCCGAGCAGGTGGCGATGACCGTCCGCTACCAGGGCGGCGACAACGCCGGTCACACGATCGTGCTCGGTGACGAGGTCTTCAAGCTCCACCTCGTCCCGTCGGGGGTCCTCTACCCGCACATCGCCTGCGTCATCGGGCCCGGCGTCGTCGTGAATCCGGCGACGCTCATCGGCGAGCTCGACGGACTCGCCGCCCGGGGGATCGACGTCTCGCAGGTCCGGGTGAGCCGCAGCGCCCACGTCATCATGCCGTACCATCCGGCGCTCGACCGCCTGTCGGAGGCCCGGCTCGGCGGCGAGGCGGTCGGCACGACGCATCGCGGGATCGGCCCGGCCTATGCCGATCGCGCGGCCCGGATCGGGCTGCGCATGGAGGACCTCCTCGACGAGGGGGTGCTCCGACACAAGCTCGAGCGAGTCCTGCCGGACAAGAACCTGCTCCTCGGGACGGCCCCTGATGCGCCGCGCTTCGAGCTCGAACCCCTCGTCGCGGCGGCCGCCGCCTGGGGCAGGCGCCTGCAGCCGCACATGGCCGACACGACGCGTCTCGTCCAGGACGCGCTCCGCCGCGGCGAACACGTCCTCCTCGAAGGCGCCCAGGGCACGCTCCTCGATCTCGACCACGGGAGCTATCCGTTCGTCACCTCTTCGAGCCCGATCGCCGGCGGGGCGTGCACCGGTGGCGGCATCGGGCCCCTCCAGGTCGACGAGGTCATCGGCGTCATGAAGGCGTACTCGACACGGGTCGGGGCCGGTCCGTTCCCGACGGAGCTGGCAGACGCGACCGGCGACGGCATCGCCGAGCGCGGTCGCGAGGTCGGCACCACGACCGGGCGCCGTCGACGGGTCGGCTGGTTCGACGCGGTGCCGCTCCACTACGCGGTGGAGGTCAACTCGGTGAGCGCGATCATGCTCAACAAGCTCGACATCCTGTCCGGCCTCGACGCGATCCGGCTATGTGTCGCCTATGAGATCGACGGTGAGCGGGTGGACGCCTGGCCGACGTCGGCCGATGTCCTCGCCCGGGCGCGCCCCGTGTACGAGACCTTCCCCGGCTGGCCGGAGCCGCTCCACGACGTCCGTGCGCTCGCCGATCTGCCCGAGCCCGCCCGCCGCTATGTCGCGGCGCTCGAGGAGCACGCCGGCGTGCCGATCGTCCTCGTCTCCGTCGGCCCCGAGCGGACGCAGACGATCGAACGGGCATGGCGACCGATGCGCCGATCCGCCGCGCTGTTTGGCGCCGGCCGGCCTGTCGGGCCGGTGA
The nucleotide sequence above comes from Chloroflexota bacterium. Encoded proteins:
- a CDS encoding adenylosuccinate synthase encodes the protein MPATVIVGLQWGDEGKGKTTDFLAEQVAMTVRYQGGDNAGHTIVLGDEVFKLHLVPSGVLYPHIACVIGPGVVVNPATLIGELDGLAARGIDVSQVRVSRSAHVIMPYHPALDRLSEARLGGEAVGTTHRGIGPAYADRAARIGLRMEDLLDEGVLRHKLERVLPDKNLLLGTAPDAPRFELEPLVAAAAAWGRRLQPHMADTTRLVQDALRRGEHVLLEGAQGTLLDLDHGSYPFVTSSSPIAGGACTGGGIGPLQVDEVIGVMKAYSTRVGAGPFPTELADATGDGIAERGREVGTTTGRRRRVGWFDAVPLHYAVEVNSVSAIMLNKLDILSGLDAIRLCVAYEIDGERVDAWPTSADVLARARPVYETFPGWPEPLHDVRALADLPEPARRYVAALEEHAGVPIVLVSVGPERTQTIERAWRPMRRSAALFGAGRPVGPVS
- a CDS encoding carbon-nitrogen hydrolase — encoded protein: MQPLRIALAQIAPRLGDLEANLDRHRSILETARSEGAGLVVFPELGLTGYLLQDLAAEVAMRRDDPRLIALAAAADGLSAIVSFVEESADHRLYIAVALLEEGEVRHVHRKLFLPTYGLFDERRFFAAGDAIRAVPSRLGVQLGLSVCEDFWHLGVPNVLALDGAQILVNVSSSPGRDLAATNAVGLGTAASWQTIMRTYAQLTTSLVVFCNRVGVDESISFWGGSEVVAPSGRPIFSAPLWDEGLFTVDVDLADLRRERIALPILRDERPELMARELERIVAMRADLRTADDTDGGPVSQARRPAVAGGKRR
- a CDS encoding diguanylate cyclase, yielding MIRSLTGVGLTVATVVLGLLSFAPGVFGPAGDAWMRGGLARLTAVVFALALAAAVSWYFVRLRLDPLVRTAERLAAGDLDAPVVIHGRGVERRLAVALAALSAALTETHTAATVDRLTGVWNRQALLAALFSEVERSSRYNRPLSVAFVDIDHFKQVNDTYGHHAGDVVLRGVAETIRSNLRSSDVLGRYGGEEFMVLLAETAIDDATALAEKIRGLVQRERFDVDGNTGLSVTVSIGLAGGQGRQLRVDDLVRDADAAMYSAKGLGRNQTYVFAEPDDDARVPRASISQSGRSRAQEVGRSARDATQSALAAFIDPLPHYRGQPSALIATIVVELARHLDLPDAEVDRIRVAALLHDVGKLAVPEEILEKPGALTAAEWRTVVQHPRIGQVILEHATALRDAVPIILHHHERFSGHGYPYGLRGNDIPLGARIVAIADAYDAMTHDRPYKRAIGHVAALRELRQHAGTQFDPELVQLFCDLYADSAPVADATVGLITGSERTHEPATVSVGTSSLPRRGHRATDPATTLHPGPTIATG
- a CDS encoding NAD+ synthase, producing the protein MNGSSATGRASSVAARAPRFELPAELAIDAAVARRVIVAFIRGQLEQAGFERAVLGLSGGIDSALVAHLTAEAIGPARLLAVLMPYRTSAATSAADALDVVRGLDCASEIVDISPMVDGYLAARPDAGPLRRGNFMARQRMAVLYDRSAVWGGLVVGTGNKTETLIGYTTLFGDSACAFNPIGDLYKSQVRQLAAAMGVPDAIIGKAPSADLWPGQTDEAEAEFSYPELDRLLFWMIDRRRDRDELAAMGFDPAFIERVERMVAVSEFKRQVPPVAKLGPRTAGVDYLYPRRRPGSARA
- a CDS encoding ABC transporter ATP-binding protein, with product MDGSREALLSVRDLRVEFSSSSGRVRAVNGVSFDLEPHEMLGIVGESGCGKSVTSLAILRLLPKPAGRIVGGSVEFEGRDLVDLSENDIRDLRGRDVAMIFQDPMTSLNPVITIGEQLVEVILAHRSMKRADAERRAVEMLELVGIPNARPRLRSFPHQFSGGMRQRVMIAMALALGPKLLIADEPTTALDVTIQAQILDLIRKVAAETGTAVMLITHDLGVVAGMTQRIQVMYAGRIVETATTGELFAHPRHPYTVGLLRSIPRLDDDGATRELISIEGLPPDLTRLPPGCPFAPRCAWAIERCGTDDPALTPVVPGERVVVSGPEATHRVACWNPATDEEAREGAPASGRISAAAAAVAERARRAGLGDTR
- a CDS encoding ABC transporter permease, with the translated sequence MLKYILRRLLLLIPILLGLSVFMIVFVHALPGDPCASILGEHTNTDRLAACRHGLGLDKPLWQQYLDYMAGVLHGDLGTSATNRLPILGTFLTRFPATVELTLAAMTVALGIGIPLGIAAAKRQGSLFDNFATVTSLIGISIPIFFLGLLLAYIFGVWLHWLPTAGRYDLRVYNFDGAGTNFLLWESLVIDHNLGKFADVVRHLILPALALGTIPLAVVARITRSAVIEVLNEDYVRTARAKGLTSRRIDDRHILRNAMLPISTVIGLQTGLLLGGAVLTETIFSWGGIGSWLFEAAVDKDFLVIQSGTLILATLFVLVNLSVDVSYAYLNPRIRYT
- a CDS encoding single-stranded DNA-binding protein, with protein sequence MNKVLLTGRLTRDPELRSLASGKTVTQFNVATNEYRTNGQEKSEFHSIVTWDRLAEICGTYLGKGQQVALEGRLQTRSWDDERGARHWKTEVVATHVEMLSGRRKKDYEAEASAEALAAQASSLGVEASEPIAEAPGPAAEAA
- the rsmI gene encoding 16S rRNA (cytidine(1402)-2'-O)-methyltransferase, with product MTGSVGGRLYLVATPIGNLGDVTHRALEVLAAVPLIAAEDTRVSRRLLDRYAIATRLTSYHARSTPGRTMVLLEHLRGGADLALVTDAGTPGVSDPGERLARAWVEEGGLVVPIPGPSAVVAAIVASAIAGPRWAFEGFLPRHGRERRARLAAIAADERATAVFEAPGRIAATLADLAATCGPDRPAAVCRELTKLHEEIRRASLGELAAAAAAGTLTLRGEFVIVVGAAAAPTAVTDPSAAVGAGTGHDPAGPPTALAAAREEVGRLVDAGIARGEAARRAAAAHGVPRRRLYDAPDRVDRGAGGPPVRETGGSAGGEDGGGREGERPPPSRG
- a CDS encoding ABC transporter permease produces the protein MAEIALPSAAEPAVRGTSLWRDAAHRLLRNRAALVGIGLIGLFVVVAVAAPLLAPYSPTDGSIVNRFKPPSLSHLLGTDLQGRDILSRIIWGARSSLWVAVLSVASGLSIGVVYGSISGFVGGWLDFWLMRVVDIVLALPGLLLTITIVLFLGPGLNTIAFAIAVENIPIFARILRSSILGLKESDYVLAARAIGVPRRRILLAHILPNALTPVIVAATLALATAIVDAAGLGFLGFGPQDPATPEWGTMLTDTYRYLTSGAAFTALFPGIAIILSVLGFNLLGDGLREALDPRLRR
- a CDS encoding dipeptide ABC transporter ATP-binding protein; protein product: MPQAVEDPDRPPADPTVTGSDAASGAAAASKADAGHPLLSVTDLRMWFPVTEGLIFERHVGDVRAVDDVTFDVRRGETLGLVGESGCGKSTTGRTVLRLYRPTAGRIEFDGQDITRLEGEALRRIRRRMQMIFQDPYASLNPRQTVGGIVGEPLLVHGMGSSAERREKIADLLDVVGLNPEFLNRYPHEFSGGQRQRIGVARALALNPELIVADEPISALDVSIQAQIINLLVRLQDRFGLTYLFIAHDLSVVRHVSDRIAVMYLGRIVEIASSRELYERPLHPYAVALLSAVPIPDPVVESRRRRIILSGDVPSPLSPPSGCRFHTRCWLRERLGNPERCVAEDPALRPLATGHSVACHFAEQVDDSPEQLQVTGRPVARGRADGAAVDPAPDGEGTAGASPAAG